GGTTAAAAGGCTCATTGACGACACCGCCAACTTGGACTTTTGTTACGAAACCCTTTTGACTTGTAGGCGATGCCTGCCCTTTTGTAAGACCGTAAACCATATTGTTATGGACGATATGCACGATATCGACATTGCGTCTGATGGTATGTATAAAGTGGTTTCCGCCCTCTCCATACATATCGCCGTCTCCGCCTTCCGCCACAACGCACAGATTTGGATTTCCAAGTTTTACAGCGGTCGCAACAGGCAATGCTCTACCGTGCAGAACTCCAAACATATTGACATCAATATAGTACGGGGTTTTTGCGGCTTGCCCTATTCCTGAGACGATTACACAGGTTTTTTTATCCACTCCCAGTTCTTCTAAAACTTCTCTGATAAGTTTTAAAATACCAAAATTTCCACATCCCAGACACCAAGCGATATCCACATTTTCTCTATCAAACAAAGAACTCATGACAGCTCCTTTATAGATTTTTCAATCATAATCCTTAACTGATCCGCAAAAAAACCAAAACCGTTTGACTGCAAGATCTGATCGTCTATTTTTACATCATAGAGTTTAAGCCGGTTTGCAAATGCTCCGTCGGCATTGTTCTCTACGACAATTCTATATCTGAATCTCTCAAGTGATTTTAATTGTTCTTTGCCCAGAGGATGCACCCAAGCAAAATGAACATGCGAAAGACGAGGATTGTTTAGATGCTCCAGACTCTCACAGATAGCACCGCGGGTCGAACCCCAGCCGATAATGGCAATATCGCCCTCGCCTGCAATCTCGGGAGCAATCGCTTCTGCGGTTAGTTCATCATTTTTGCGTGCGCGTTTAGCAACCATCTTTTCACGCATTTTATAATCTTCCGTAATCTGCCCTCGCTCGTCGTGCTCATCTCCGACTGCACAAATCAAGCCTTCTCCAAAACCGGGAACAGTTCTAGGACTTATACCGTTTTTTGTATCTTCGTAACGCACATAATCTTCAGTGCTTTGTACGATGTAGCTTCGTTGTTCATACGAGGAAAACTCCACTTTTTCTATCATGGATACAGAATCTGCCAAGTATTGGTCGCTTAAAAGGATTACCGGAGTTTGATATTTATCCGCCATCTCAAAAGCAAGATAGCCATAGTCTATACACTCTCTTAAACTCCCCGGTGCTAAAACGATGCGAGGAAACAAACCGTGTCCAGAGTAGAGTGCCATGTTTAAATCACCCTGCTCACTTCGAGTCGGCAGCCCTGTTGCAGGACCGGGTCGCTGTGCAAGATAGATAACTGCAGGAGTCTCCGTCATACCGCTTAGACTAAGCGCCTCGCCCATCAGAGCAAAACCTCCGCCCGATGTCGTAGTCATGGCACGAGCACCGCTATACCACCCTCCAAGCACCATATTAAGAGAAGCAATCTCATCTTCACTCTGTTCAACCGCAATACTCAAATGTTTGGACATTTCCGCCATAAAATTGAGAACTCCCGTCGATGGCGACATCGGGTAAGCTGTAACCATGTTGCACCCGCCTGCTAAAAAGCCAAATCCGCATGCCGTAGTTCCATCCATTAGGTGAAGTTTTTTTACACCTTCCAAATCAGATTTTGGCAACTTCGGCAGAGTTGGATTTTCTAGTTTCACTCCCTCTTCATAGCCGGATTCAGCCACATCTCCATTTACATCATCATATTTAAAATGTTCTGCGATATTTTGCAGTAATGAGCTTTTCTCAATCCTCAACACTCCAAAAAGTATGCCTGCTATGTAGGTATTTGCATATTTTGCGTTACCGAATTTTTTTGCATTCTCTTTCATTGCCACCAAAATCATATTGGCTTTTTTCTCAGAAAATGCCTCATCCGCAAAGACTATAGTGTTTTCATGCCATCTCTCTTGCATATGCTCCAACGCAAGTGAATCCAGAGCAATAGAGATATCAACTTTCCAGCACGGAGCTTCTATCGGAGAATCTGAAATTCGGATGAGAGTTGTGTTGCTGCCGCCTCGCACACGCGACATATACTCTTTTGTTGAAAAGATATAAAATCCATTCTTTTTAAATGCATCACGAAGTATCTTCTCAAGCGTAGCAATGCCGGTTCCAGCCGCACCGCCGATAAGTATGGAGATACTTTGAGAGGCGTCGTCATATGGCACTACGCTTTCATGTTTGGTTATGTTGAGAACTTTTTTGCTATCCTCAGTGAGAGTCTGATATCTTCCGTAACCCCAAGTTATTTTTCCGCCGTAATACCCGAGAATTATTACATTAAGACCCGTTACAAGAACAATAGCATGGTAGAGTATCCCTTGAAATGAATGTTCGTAAACGACATGTGGATTTTCATAGTAGATATAGATCGCAACCACTCCTAAAAGAAGCGTTATAGATGCGACAATCAACTTTATGATAAATACTCTTTGAATTGAGAAGTTGTAATTTATCCACCAGCTTAAAATTCCCGGCACCATTGCTACAAGTCCCATTACCGTTGCGATAAAGAAGGAGTAAAACACTCCTGCATCGTAAGCCTCGTTTGGCGTTATTAAAAATAAGAAATCCATACCTGTAGCAAAAAGGTGCAAAGCGATTGGAAAATGGACCGCTGCCGGATGAGGATGGTATATTTTATACCAAGTTTTTAGTTTTGATTTAAATAGTTCATGAGAATCGCTTTGCTGTTCTTGCATTTTTGGAGTTTGCGTAACCGAGCCAATCTGCTCGCTGTTTTCTAGCTTGCCTACAACGGCAAACTCTTTAAAAACTTCATCACCATGCGGAGCATCGGACAAGGCAGAAGTTAAATCAACCCCTGCGGCATGCTCTCCCATATGGTCGCCGTTTTTCCAAAGAGGACTGTTAGTGACATCATAGACCACACTCTTGTAGGCAACATAAGCTCTTGCACCGTTTTGACCGTTGTATCTCTTAAGTTCGTCTATCGTCATGACAATATCCTTATTGTCTAAGTTATTGGTTTCACTTATAATGGTATCTTAAAAAAGTAACATCTTATAAACCAAATAACAAAAACATCACAAAGTAAAACTCACACCAAACGACAGGCTTTGTCTAGCCAAAATTAAATACTGATTTTTTTGTTAAATATTAGTTTTTTTGCTAGAATAATTAAAACTATCGGGGGTTTGCTTGAAAATAATACACTTTAGTGACACTCATTTGGGATTTAACGACCTTGATATCTTAAATGAAGATAACATAAATCAAAGAGAAGCGGATTTTTATGATGCTTTTTCTCAAGTAGTTGAACAAATTAAAATCATCAAACCTGATTTTATAATCCATACAGGCGATTTGTTTCATCGTTCAAGTCCCTCAAATCGTGCCATCACTTTTGCTTTGGAGCAGTTTAAAATCATAGATGAGCTAAATATCCCGTTTATCTTGATTGCCGGAAACCACTCGACACCAAGGACAAATCTCTCTTCACCGATACTAAAAATATTTGAGAATTTTAAAAATGTGTATACGGCGTACAATCAAGAGTACAAGATGATAGAGTTTGAGAGCGTAATCTTCCACGCCCTGCCCCATATGAATGACGAAACAAAAGCACTATCGCAAATAGAACTCTGCGAAGCTAGAATCGATAAAAGCAAAAAAAATATCATGATGATGCACTGCAGCGTGGGAGCATCTTATCTAATGGCGGAGTTTGGGGAGTGGATATACCCGAGTGATAAGGAGTATGTTTTTAAGATGATGGATTATGTAGCACTCGGGCATTGGCACGGCTTTGGAGCGGTAGGCAAACATGAAAATGTTTACTACAGCGGTTCAACCGAGAGAACATCTATGAACGATAAAAGAAACTCTAAAGGTTTTGTAGTGGTAAGTCTCTACGATGAACTGATTGTCGAGTTCAAAGAGATAAAAATCCGTCCGATAATTTTAAAAGAGATAGATTGCGAGGATTATGAGAATTCTGTTTTGAATATTGAGACAAGCGATGTTAAAGATACGATTGTAGAAGTAAAACTCACAAATCTGACGGCTTTGCAATCCATCGACATTCAAAATTCAGATATCAAAAAACTCTTTAACGACGCCATGAGTGTGAGCGTAAAAAGAGAGTTTAAATATACTCAAAATGAGACAAATATAGCTAATGTCGAAGCCGTGTCATTGGAAGATTACTTCTTGGAACATATAAAAGAGGATAGCCAACCACAAGAGTTTGATAGACTAAAATACAAAATACAAGAGCTGTTTGCGCAGTATGAGGAGACTTGTAATGATACTCTCTAAACTACGCTTAGAAAATTTTAAAAAATACAGCTCGTACGAGATAGAATTTGGCGAAGGGTTAATCGGCATCATCGGAAAAAACGGAAGCGGAAAATCGACAATTTTTGAAGCGATATTTTTTGCACTTTATGGCGAACTAAAGAACAAAGGTTACAAAGAAATCGTTAGAAATGCAAACGCAGACGCTAAAGATGCGGTAGTCGTAGAACTTGATTTTGAGTTTGACTCTGCAGAATACAAAGTCGTGCGCGAATTTCGCGGAAAAGCTCTAAGTGCAAATGCAAAACTATACAAAAACTCTGAGCTGATAACCAGCGGCGCGCGCGAGGTAACAACTTCCATAACTTCCCTTACAAAGATGAGCAAAGATGCCTTTATGCACACGCTTTTTGCCTCTCAAAAAGAGCTGACAAGTCTAAGTACGCTCAAAAACGAAGATAGAAAGAAGATGATACGCCGTCTTCTCGGGTTAGAGAAGATAGACTTTGTAGAAAACTCTTTAGTTGAGAAGAGCCGCCAACTAAATCGTGAAATAAAAGCTTTTGATGAAATTTTGCTAAGTAGCGAAGATGTAAAAGCAAAACAAGAGCAGATAAAAGAGAGTCTTGCCGCAAAAGAAACTCTGCAAAAAGATACACAAAACAAAACCAAAGAGCTTGAAGAGATAAAACTTCAAGAAGCGCAAGCCAAGAAAGAGCTTGAACTTTTTGCCAAAACAAAAGAGCTAAAACTAAAAATTTTTTCCGAACTAGAACTTGTTAAAAACTCCAAAAATTCAGAAATAATAAATCAGGTAAAACTTACCGCCGAACTTCACGAACTTGAACACAAACAAGAGCATCTTGGCAAACTCCAAAATATAAAAACCGAGTATGCAGCTCTGCAAGAGCAGCTAAAAGAGCAAGATAAACTAAAAGAGTTTTTCCTTAAAAAAGAGGGATTACAAAAAGAGCAAATCCAACTAAGAGAGCAGTACGCAAAGAGCAAATCTGACATAAACACGCTTGAGAAAGCTTGTGAATCGTATAATGAGTTTGTACTAAATGCAAAAAATTTAGAACAAAATATAGCAATCCTGCAAGATACAATAGGCACCAAACAGACCATCGAAAATGAGCTGCATGCCGAGATAGCCGGTGAACAAAAACAGATAGATATTACAAACGCCAAGATAGCAAAACTCCAAGAGCTAGGAAGTGAGGGTGCCTGCCCTACCTGCACAAGACCGCTTTTAGAAGAGTATGACAGCGTTATAAACTCGCTTGTCTTTGTAGCAAACGAGACGCACCAAAAAAAGATAGACGAGTACAAAAAACAGCTCCAAAATGTACAGACTCAAAAAGGTGCATTCGAGGCAGAAAAGAAAGAAAAAGAGAAAGAGTTTTTGGAACTTTCAAAAAACATAAATATCATCCAAAGCAAGCTTCAAGACTTAAAAAATGCACGGGACTATTTTAAAATCGTGGAGCAAAAAGGGCTTAAAAACAGAGATGAGTTAAAAGAGTTGGAAGAGTACTGCTACGATGAAAAAGTGCATAACAATATTAAAAATTCTTTCATAGCTATGGAGCCGCAATACAAACTTGCACTTAGTTTAGAAACCGAGTTAAAAAGGCTCGCAATCGTAAAATCAGACTTGCTAAGCGTAAATAAAAAGATAGAGGAGTTGAAAGCCGTAAGCCAAAGTAAAGAAGCGGAGTTTAACCTTGTTGTATACGACGAAGCAAAGCATAAACAAAAACTCCAAGAGCATGACGAACTGCTTAAAATAGTAGAGTCAAAAACAACCATACTAAATAATATAAAAGTACAAATCGCCAAGATTGAGGGCGAGATAAAAACAGTACAAAGCGCTCTTGACAACAATGAAATACAGCTAAAAAAGGTAGAAACTAAAAAAGAGGACTTAGTCGATTATGAAAAAATTAAAACAAGTCTGGCAGAGTTTAAGACAAAACTAAACGCAAAAGTCGCCCCGCGCATCTCCGCCATCGCTTCAGAGATGTACAGCCAAATCACAAAAGGCAAATACCAACACATAGAGGTTAGCAACGACTTCGACTTTTTCATCTACGACGAGGGCAAAAAGTACCCAATAGAGCGGTTTTCAGGCGGAGAGATAGACCTAGCAAACCTGGTTCTACGCATCGCTATCTCTAAAACTTTGACGGAACTAAGCGGTGCCGGCTCCATCGGTTTTTTGGCGTTTGATGAAGTTTTCGGAAGCCAAGACGAGAACCGCAGAATGGAGATACTAGAAGCTTTTCATACTATAAAAGAACAGTACCGACAGATATTTTTGATAAGCCACGAGATGGAGATTAAAGAGATGTTTGAAGTGGTTGTGGAGTTATAAATATGAAAAGAAATCAAATAATAGGAAAATATAGATGCAATCAGCAAATGTAGTCATATACAATACGGGAGAAATTGAACTTAAAATACCTCTCAATGAGAATGATATATGGCTTAGTGCAAATGATATAGCAAGTATATTTGGCGTGAACCGTCCAGCAATCGTGAAGCACATCGGAAATATTTACAAAACTGATGAACTGAGTAAAAATACAACCTGTTCCATTTTGGAACAACTTGCAGCGATGGGATTAAATTATTTTGTAATTCATGACCGAGATATAGAGACACCAAGAGCAAAAAACTACAACAGACATATTTTAACTGCTATGAATAATCAAGAGGACAAAAGAATTATGATGGAATGTATAGAAGATAAACTCGGCTATTTAGCATCAAGTAGTGAAAAACCATATAACGCATATCAAAAAACTCAAGAATGAAGAAACTGGGAATCTGTCCCTGAAAATTGGAAAACAAAAATGCAAATTGTTTTTAGTGAATATTTTTAATATAAGGAGTCTAAAATGGGTGGTTCAGGTGGTTGGTCAAAACCAACAATAGGTGGTTCAAAAGTTTCGTTATGTGAAGATATAAATGTAGAAATGTATTTAGCTAATCCTCAAATGGATATTATCGAAAATATAGATGACAATAATATTCTTATAATAGAGTATATTAAAGAGCAGTTACTTGTGTATACGAATGAAAAGATATATATTGGTGCATTAATTGATGCAAAAATTCTTAATATTATTAAATGTATGGAAAAAGGTTATAAGTTTCGGGGAACATTTTTATCTATAAACGGTGCTGAAATTCTTATTACAATTTATCCACTAAAGATTTAATATGACAGTTTATGGTGGATATTATCGAGAACAATGTTTATTACCAAGTTGGGATAATTATTATGGTTCAGCAGGAAGAGCAGTAGCAGTTTTATCAAATTTAGAAAAAAATATCATATTTGAAACATATGTTGCAAATGATTTACTAGATCATATACAATATTTTAAAAAGTATTATGACATTAATTTAAAAACGCATCAGAGTGATTTTTTAATTGATTTTTCATATTTCCATTCATTATCTAAACCTATAATAACATCAAATATTGATTATTCAATAAATAAAAATGAAGCTATTATAATTCAGGACAAATATGTAATTTGTTATGGTACATTAGAATCAAAAGCACCAGTGATTAGAGCAGAAAAATGTGTTTTTGACTTTCAATCATCAAAATTGGAAGATGTATATAATAATGGAAATATGATTAATGAAGTTTGTTTGATAATGAATTTTGAAGAAGCTAGTAGTATAACCAATAGTGAAAATATAATTGAAATTAAAAAATATCTTTTTACTCAGATAAAATCATTGAAGATATTAGTTCTAAAAGATGGTCCTTTTGGTGGATATGTTTTTTATGAAAATTCTCAAAATCTTCAAATACCAATATTTAAAACAGATAAATTATTTAAAATAGGAACAGGTGATATTTTTACAGCGATATTTGGATATTTATGGATTAACCAAGAAAAAAATAAATTATCCATTCAAGATATTACTGAGCAATCAGCTTTTTCAACAGCATATTTTGGAGAAAATTTTTTTGATTATAAAATTAATATTTTAGATAAATATAAAGAAAATTTATTTAGAAAAGTTTATTTAGAAAAAATCAATATTTCTAAAAAAGTTTACCTTGCAGGACCTTTTTTTAATTCGGCACAAAGATGGCAACTTGAAGATATAAAGCAACTTTTAGAAAATTTTAAGTTTAATGTTTTTTCACCCTTACATAATGTTGGTACATCTAAAAATAGTCGTTATATTGCTACAAAAGATTTAGAAGCACTTGATAATTCTGATATTGTATTCGCAATATTAAATGATTTTGATACTGGAACAATATTTGAAATTGGATATGCTATGGCTAAGGAAAAACAAATTATTGTATTCGTAGAGAATTATAATAAAAATGATTTAACAATGATAGAAGGAAGTGGCTGTTTAATATATACAGATCTTACAACAGCAATTTATAATCTCGTATGGACTTCTTTAAATGAATAAAGCATTATTGCTATCTGGTGGAATTGAATCAACTATCATTGCTTATATATATAAGCCTGATATTGGCATTACAATTGACTATGGACAAGTAATGGCGGAATCTGAAATTAAATCATCAAAATATATTTGCAAAAAGTTAAACATAAAACATATTGTTCTAAAAACAGAAGTTCCACTCACTAAACATAGTAATTATAACATTGATAAAAAAGAGTGGATACCATTCAGAAATCAATATTTAATTACAGTTAGTGCAATGCACTTATTTTCATTAAATATTAAGGAAATTTATATTGGTACGACATTAAATGATAGTCATTTTAAGGATGGAAGTTCTGAGTTTATTAACATAATCAACAAACTGTTTAATTATCAAGAAGGTAACATAAGTATTGTTGCACCATTTGTAAATAAAACAATTTTACAAATCATTGACAAAATAAATATACCTTTAAACATTATTTCAATAGCTTTTTCATGTACAGAATCAAATATACCATGTGGAAATTGTGAGAGTTGTTTAAAAAACATAAATGTTATTCATTTATTACGAAAAAAGATGAAGGAAACTATAGTACTATGAACCTCTCAAAATCTCTCTACACCCGTGGAATCCAATGTCCAAAATCGCTCTGGCTGAAAAAGTATAAATCAGATGTACTAACACCTCCTGATGAGTCGGCTCAAGCCGTATTTGAAACTGGAAATATTGTGGGCGACTTGGCATGTGGATTATTTTCACATGCCAAAGAAGTTGTGTTTACCAAAAACTATGACGAGATGATTTCCACTACTACTGAGTATATAAATGATAGTATTAAAAATATCTGCGAAGCTACATTTAACTACAACGGTATCTTAGTGATGGTAGACATCTTACATGTAGAGCCCGACGGAGTTGAGATTTACGAGGTTAAAAGTTCTACCTCCGTTAAAGATATCTATCTTCATGATGTTTCTATCCAGTATTATGTTTTAGAAAAGCTCGGTTTTCATATCAAAAGTGCAAATGTCATCCATATCGACAAAACATATATTCGAGGCGATGAGCTAGAACTTGATGGACTTTTTAGCATAGTTGATGTTACAGAAGATGTCGTGGCTATGCAAAAAAATATTCCCCGTATTTTAGAAGAGTTTGAAAACTATTTAAATGACAAGGAAAATGAACCTAACATAGAAATAGGCAAACATTGTCATAACCCTTATGAGTGTGATGCTAAAAACTACTGTTGGAAAGTCCAAAGAGACATTCCTGATTTTTCTATTTTCAACATCTTTAATCTCGGCAGCAAAAAGCAGATAGAGTTATATGAACAAGGAATAGTAGATATAAAAGATGTACCGGATAGTTTTTCCATGACAACTAACCAAAAACAAGCTGTAGAAAACTATAAATCTACGGAGATTCATGTAAACGAAGAAGCTATAAAAGAGTTTGTAGATACATTGATCTATCCTATTTACCACTTAGATTTTGAAACATTTCAACAAGCAGTTCCA
This portion of the Sulfurimonas sp. genome encodes:
- a CDS encoding thiamine pyrophosphate-dependent enzyme; translated protein: MSSLFDRENVDIAWCLGCGNFGILKLIREVLEELGVDKKTCVIVSGIGQAAKTPYYIDVNMFGVLHGRALPVATAVKLGNPNLCVVAEGGDGDMYGEGGNHFIHTIRRNVDIVHIVHNNMVYGLTKGQASPTSQKGFVTKVQVGGVVNEPFNPLAVALSLKAGFVSRVNIGDAAHAKEVLKAAFRHHGYALVDILQPCPTFNNTNTYHWFKENSYVLDDTYESSDFHGALQKAFEFSPMPLGIIYQDKSSRDIFEKSIRGEDAKPLHKTTHDVSKIQDLFNSY
- a CDS encoding 2-oxoacid:acceptor oxidoreductase subunit alpha, translated to MTIDELKRYNGQNGARAYVAYKSVVYDVTNSPLWKNGDHMGEHAAGVDLTSALSDAPHGDEVFKEFAVVGKLENSEQIGSVTQTPKMQEQQSDSHELFKSKLKTWYKIYHPHPAAVHFPIALHLFATGMDFLFLITPNEAYDAGVFYSFFIATVMGLVAMVPGILSWWINYNFSIQRVFIIKLIVASITLLLGVVAIYIYYENPHVVYEHSFQGILYHAIVLVTGLNVIILGYYGGKITWGYGRYQTLTEDSKKVLNITKHESVVPYDDASQSISILIGGAAGTGIATLEKILRDAFKKNGFYIFSTKEYMSRVRGGSNTTLIRISDSPIEAPCWKVDISIALDSLALEHMQERWHENTIVFADEAFSEKKANMILVAMKENAKKFGNAKYANTYIAGILFGVLRIEKSSLLQNIAEHFKYDDVNGDVAESGYEEGVKLENPTLPKLPKSDLEGVKKLHLMDGTTACGFGFLAGGCNMVTAYPMSPSTGVLNFMAEMSKHLSIAVEQSEDEIASLNMVLGGWYSGARAMTTTSGGGFALMGEALSLSGMTETPAVIYLAQRPGPATGLPTRSEQGDLNMALYSGHGLFPRIVLAPGSLRECIDYGYLAFEMADKYQTPVILLSDQYLADSVSMIEKVEFSSYEQRSYIVQSTEDYVRYEDTKNGISPRTVPGFGEGLICAVGDEHDERGQITEDYKMREKMVAKRARKNDELTAEAIAPEIAGEGDIAIIGWGSTRGAICESLEHLNNPRLSHVHFAWVHPLGKEQLKSLERFRYRIVVENNADGAFANRLKLYDVKIDDQILQSNGFGFFADQLRIMIEKSIKELS
- a CDS encoding DNA repair exonuclease, whose product is MKIIHFSDTHLGFNDLDILNEDNINQREADFYDAFSQVVEQIKIIKPDFIIHTGDLFHRSSPSNRAITFALEQFKIIDELNIPFILIAGNHSTPRTNLSSPILKIFENFKNVYTAYNQEYKMIEFESVIFHALPHMNDETKALSQIELCEARIDKSKKNIMMMHCSVGASYLMAEFGEWIYPSDKEYVFKMMDYVALGHWHGFGAVGKHENVYYSGSTERTSMNDKRNSKGFVVVSLYDELIVEFKEIKIRPIILKEIDCEDYENSVLNIETSDVKDTIVEVKLTNLTALQSIDIQNSDIKKLFNDAMSVSVKREFKYTQNETNIANVEAVSLEDYFLEHIKEDSQPQEFDRLKYKIQELFAQYEETCNDTL
- a CDS encoding SMC family ATPase translates to MILSKLRLENFKKYSSYEIEFGEGLIGIIGKNGSGKSTIFEAIFFALYGELKNKGYKEIVRNANADAKDAVVVELDFEFDSAEYKVVREFRGKALSANAKLYKNSELITSGAREVTTSITSLTKMSKDAFMHTLFASQKELTSLSTLKNEDRKKMIRRLLGLEKIDFVENSLVEKSRQLNREIKAFDEILLSSEDVKAKQEQIKESLAAKETLQKDTQNKTKELEEIKLQEAQAKKELELFAKTKELKLKIFSELELVKNSKNSEIINQVKLTAELHELEHKQEHLGKLQNIKTEYAALQEQLKEQDKLKEFFLKKEGLQKEQIQLREQYAKSKSDINTLEKACESYNEFVLNAKNLEQNIAILQDTIGTKQTIENELHAEIAGEQKQIDITNAKIAKLQELGSEGACPTCTRPLLEEYDSVINSLVFVANETHQKKIDEYKKQLQNVQTQKGAFEAEKKEKEKEFLELSKNINIIQSKLQDLKNARDYFKIVEQKGLKNRDELKELEEYCYDEKVHNNIKNSFIAMEPQYKLALSLETELKRLAIVKSDLLSVNKKIEELKAVSQSKEAEFNLVVYDEAKHKQKLQEHDELLKIVESKTTILNNIKVQIAKIEGEIKTVQSALDNNEIQLKKVETKKEDLVDYEKIKTSLAEFKTKLNAKVAPRISAIASEMYSQITKGKYQHIEVSNDFDFFIYDEGKKYPIERFSGGEIDLANLVLRIAISKTLTELSGAGSIGFLAFDEVFGSQDENRRMEILEAFHTIKEQYRQIFLISHEMEIKEMFEVVVEL
- a CDS encoding nucleoside 2-deoxyribosyltransferase, producing MTVYGGYYREQCLLPSWDNYYGSAGRAVAVLSNLEKNIIFETYVANDLLDHIQYFKKYYDINLKTHQSDFLIDFSYFHSLSKPIITSNIDYSINKNEAIIIQDKYVICYGTLESKAPVIRAEKCVFDFQSSKLEDVYNNGNMINEVCLIMNFEEASSITNSENIIEIKKYLFTQIKSLKILVLKDGPFGGYVFYENSQNLQIPIFKTDKLFKIGTGDIFTAIFGYLWINQEKNKLSIQDITEQSAFSTAYFGENFFDYKINILDKYKENLFRKVYLEKINISKKVYLAGPFFNSAQRWQLEDIKQLLENFKFNVFSPLHNVGTSKNSRYIATKDLEALDNSDIVFAILNDFDTGTIFEIGYAMAKEKQIIVFVENYNKNDLTMIEGSGCLIYTDLTTAIYNLVWTSLNE
- a CDS encoding 7-cyano-7-deazaguanine synthase, which translates into the protein MNKALLLSGGIESTIIAYIYKPDIGITIDYGQVMAESEIKSSKYICKKLNIKHIVLKTEVPLTKHSNYNIDKKEWIPFRNQYLITVSAMHLFSLNIKEIYIGTTLNDSHFKDGSSEFINIINKLFNYQEGNISIVAPFVNKTILQIIDKINIPLNIISIAFSCTESNIPCGNCESCLKNINVIHLLRKKMKETIVL
- a CDS encoding DUF2779 domain-containing protein, with product MNLSKSLYTRGIQCPKSLWLKKYKSDVLTPPDESAQAVFETGNIVGDLACGLFSHAKEVVFTKNYDEMISTTTEYINDSIKNICEATFNYNGILVMVDILHVEPDGVEIYEVKSSTSVKDIYLHDVSIQYYVLEKLGFHIKSANVIHIDKTYIRGDELELDGLFSIVDVTEDVVAMQKNIPRILEEFENYLNDKENEPNIEIGKHCHNPYECDAKNYCWKVQRDIPDFSIFNIFNLGSKKQIELYEQGIVDIKDVPDSFSMTTNQKQAVENYKSTEIHVNEEAIKEFVDTLIYPIYHLDFETFQQAVPEFKGISPFMQIPFQYSLHIEHADGYLEHKEFLAEDGNDPRELLAQKLCEDIPRDVTVLAYNMSFEKGVITKLASSFENLSEHLLHVNENIKDLMTPFQQKHYVTPSMQGNYSIKYILPALVPEMEQAYKELEGVQNGGQAMNAFANMSKLDDEEKQKMRNALLAYCKLDTLAMVRVLKKLKEVIHD